A portion of the Scleropages formosus chromosome 15, fSclFor1.1, whole genome shotgun sequence genome contains these proteins:
- the tmem30b gene encoding LOW QUALITY PROTEIN: cell cycle control protein 50B (The sequence of the model RefSeq protein was modified relative to this genomic sequence to represent the inferred CDS: inserted 1 base in 1 codon) — MKNQGTTNRPDNTAFDQQRLPAWQPVLSAGIVIPGFLLVGLAFIGIGVALFVTSRSIQVLENDYTGTGSSVHCSECVNPKTTPCTCQLNFSLSALFQGPVFLYYGLSNYFQNVRGYXVSRDDNQLWGDLSKSPSSSCAPYQYDQNTTIAPCGSVANSMFNDTFTLYQLVNATRKTVPLDGKGIAWWTDYNIKFRNPPEVDGSLAAAFNGTVKPVNWPKPVYDLDPTNPANNGFLNQDFLVWMRTAALPDFWKLYRRITEGEYASGLPAGNYTLEIQYNYPVANFAGRKSVIFSNTSWMGGKNQFLGIAYLVTGSLCVVMSAVMLIVYAKFNSPDEDF; from the exons ATGAAGAACCAGGGGACGACCAACAGGCCCGACAACACGGCCTTCGACCAGCAGAGGCTTCCGGCCTGGCAGCCCGTGCTGTCGGCCGGAATCGTCATCCCCGGTTTCCTGCTCGTCGGCCTGGCCTTCATCGGCATCGGCGTCGCCCTCTTCGTCACCTCCCGGAGCATCCAGGTGCTGGAG AACGATTACACCGGCACCGGGTCCAGCGTGCACTGCAGCGAGTGCGTGAACCCCAAGACCACCCCCTGCACCTGCCAGCTGAACTTCTCGCTGTCCGCGCTGTTCCAG GGACCCGTGTTCCTCTACTACGGCCTGTCCAACTACTTCCAGAACGTCCGCGGGT GGGTGTCTCGCGATGACAACCAGCTCTGGGGGGACCTGTCCAAG AGTCCTTCTTCGTCCTGCGCGCCCTACCAGTACGACCAGAACACCACCATCGCGCCGTGTGGGTCTGTGGCCAACAGCATGTTTAATG ACACCTTCACGCTCTACCAGCTGGTTAACGCGACCAGGAAGACGGTCCCCTTGGACGGGAAGGGCATCGCCTGGTGGACGGATTACAACATCAAGTTCCGGAACCCACCCGAGGTGGATGGCTCTCTGGCGGCCGCCTTCAACG GAACGGTGAAGCCTGTGAATTGGCCCAAGCCCGTGTATGACCTGGACCCAACGAACCCAGCCAACAACGGCTTCCTGAACCAGGACTTCCTCGTTTGGATGAGGACGGCGGCTCTGCCCGACTTCTGGAAGCTGTACCGACGGATCACCGAGGGGGAGTACGCCAGCGGCCTGCCCGCAGGCAACTACACCCTGGAAATTCAATACA ACTACCCAGTGGCAAACTTTGCTGGCCGCAAGTCGGTGATCTTCAGCAACACCTCCTGGATGGGGGGCAAGAACCAGTTCTTGGGGATCGCCTACCTGGTCACAGGTTCGCTCTGCGTCGTCATGTCTGCGGTGATGCTCATCGTCTACGCCAAGTTCAACAGCCCCGATGAAGACTTCTGA